The sequence below is a genomic window from Polynucleobacter sp. MWH-UH19D.
GCTGGTGATACGGTAATTGCTACTTTGGCGGTTGGCTTGGCAGCTGGTTGGCCATTAGAGCGAGCAATGGCTTTAGCAAATCGCGCTGGTGGAATTGTGGTTGGTAAGCTTGGAACAGCTACCGTTACTTCAGAGGAATTACAGTGACTATTATCGTAACTGGCGCTGCAGGATTTATTGGTGCGAATATCGTTCAGGCTTTAAATGCGCGTGGCGAGAAAAATATTATTGCTGTTGATGACTTACAGCCAGCGGATAAATATCGCAATCTAGCTGATCTCGACATTATTGATTACCTTGATAAAGCGGAATTTCTAGAAGCGTTTAGAAGTGGTCGCTTTGGCAAGGTTAAGGCAGTGTTTCATGAGGGTGCCTGCTCCGATACCATGGAGACCGATGGTATTTTCATGATGGCGAATAACTATCGATATACCATGGATCTACTGGATGTCTGTACCGATCAAAAGGTTCAGCTCTTGTATGCCTCTTCCGCCGCTACTTATGGCGGTTCTGATGTGTTTGTAGAGAGTCGTGAGCATGAGAAGCCTTTGAATATCTATGGCTACTCTAAATTCTTGTTTGATCAGGTGATGCGTAAGCGTTTTGCTGAGAATGCTAATACTGCTCAGGTTGTTGGCTTTCGTTATTTCAATGTATATGGCCCTCGTGAATCGCATAAAGGTCGTATGGCATCGGTAGCTTTTCATCAATATCATCAATACAAGGCAAACGGCCATGTGAAGCTGTTTGGTGAATATGGTGGTTATGGGCCTGGTGAGCAAAGTCGCGACTTTGTTTCGGTTGAAGATGTTGTCAAAGTGAACCTCTTTTTCCTAGATCATCCTGAGATCAGCGGTATCTTTAATTTGGGTAGCGGTCGTGCACAACCTTTTAATGATGTTGCTTATGCGGTCGCTAATGCGATGCGTAAACTTGACGGTGCTAAGCCAGCGAGCCTAAAAGAGCTAGTAAAAGAAAAAGCCATTGAGTACATACCATTTCCGGATGCGCTTAAAGGAAAATATCAATGCTTCACGCAAGCTGATTTAACAAAATTGCGCGCAGCTGGATATTCTGAGCCTTTCTTAAATGTTGAGCAGGGTGTCAGCCGTTATATAGAGTGGCTAGAGGCCAATGCTGATTTCTTGGCTAACCCACTGTAAGCCAGTCAACTGGTTCTCTACATCTTCGTTGTAAATGATCCACGTGCACTCTGTGTCCGTGGATTTTTTATTTATCTCTGGAGAATGTATGACAAATGTAAATTTTGGAAGTGCTAAAAATATGATGAGAGCCGCTGTGGTCTCGGCATTGCTCTCAATTTCTGGATTTGGCTTAGGCTTGGCAAATGCCTCACCTATTAACGTCAATACCGCCACTCAATCTGAATTAGAAAGCATTAAAGGTATCGGCCCATCTAAAGCAAAAACAATTATTGCGGAGCGTCAAGACGGTGGTCATTTTCAAGATGCCAATGATCTTCAAAAGCGGGTTCGTGGCATTGGTATGAGATCTGTTGAAAAAATGGTGGATAACGGTTTAACCATAGAGGCACCAAGTTCATTTCGGGAGCCAAACGGTCGCACGCAAAAAGAAGGGGGAGCCTCTAGCCGTCGTCATTCGCGTAATCAAGCTCATGGGCGCAATACATCGGAGCGTGCAGCGCCACAGCGCAGAAATTAGACCCTTTCGCGTTTAGGTGTGCTTACGGCTAAAATCAGCTTATGAGCAGACCTTCTTACCTAACCATTTCACAAACCGTTGGAAATACGCCTTTAGTGCGATTGCAGCGTATTCCAGGCTTGGAAAACGACACTCGCAACAATGTCATTTTAGGTAAGTTAGAGGGTAATAATCCAGCCGGGTCGGTTAAAGACCGACCTGCGCTGTCGATGATTATGCGGGCACAAGAGCGCGGCGAAATTAAACCTGGCGATACCTTAATTGAAGCAACCAGCGGAAATACTGGCATTGCTCTCGCAATGACTGCTGCAATGTTGGGTTACAAGATGATTTTGGTGATGCCGGAAAATCAAAGTATTGAGCGTCGACAAAGTATGGCTGCCTATGGTGCAGAATTAATTTTGACTGCGGCATCTGGTGGAATGGAGTTTGCGCGAGATTATGCATTGCAATTACAGCGCGAGGGTCGCGGCAGATTGCTTGATCAATTTGCCAATCCTGATAATCCTAGAGCTCATATCGAAACTACCGGACCTGAGATCTGGCGTGATACTGATGGTCAGATTACGCACTTTGTTTCGGCAATGGGCACCACTGGCACCATTACCGGCGTATCGACTTATTTAAAGTCCATGAATCCCGATATTCAGATTATTGGCGCACAACCTGAAGAGGGCTCTCAGATTCCGGGTATTCGTAAGTGGGCACCAGAATATCTACCAAAAATATATCAAGGTGAACGCGTTGATCGTATCGAGTATGTAACCCAAGCTGATGCGGAAGATATGGCGCGTCGTTTGGCAGTGGAAGAGGGTATCTTTTGCGGCATCTCGGCGGGCGGCGCACTAGTGGTTGCCTTGCGTATTGCTCGTCAAGTTGAAAATGCCACGATC
It includes:
- the cysM gene encoding cysteine synthase CysM codes for the protein MSRPSYLTISQTVGNTPLVRLQRIPGLENDTRNNVILGKLEGNNPAGSVKDRPALSMIMRAQERGEIKPGDTLIEATSGNTGIALAMTAAMLGYKMILVMPENQSIERRQSMAAYGAELILTAASGGMEFARDYALQLQREGRGRLLDQFANPDNPRAHIETTGPEIWRDTDGQITHFVSAMGTTGTITGVSTYLKSMNPDIQIIGAQPEEGSQIPGIRKWAPEYLPKIYQGERVDRIEYVTQADAEDMARRLAVEEGIFCGISAGGALVVALRIARQVENATIVFIVCDRGDRYLSTGVFPA
- the rfaD gene encoding ADP-glyceromanno-heptose 6-epimerase → MTIIVTGAAGFIGANIVQALNARGEKNIIAVDDLQPADKYRNLADLDIIDYLDKAEFLEAFRSGRFGKVKAVFHEGACSDTMETDGIFMMANNYRYTMDLLDVCTDQKVQLLYASSAATYGGSDVFVESREHEKPLNIYGYSKFLFDQVMRKRFAENANTAQVVGFRYFNVYGPRESHKGRMASVAFHQYHQYKANGHVKLFGEYGGYGPGEQSRDFVSVEDVVKVNLFFLDHPEISGIFNLGSGRAQPFNDVAYAVANAMRKLDGAKPASLKELVKEKAIEYIPFPDALKGKYQCFTQADLTKLRAAGYSEPFLNVEQGVSRYIEWLEANADFLANPL
- a CDS encoding helix-hairpin-helix domain-containing protein; this encodes MTNVNFGSAKNMMRAAVVSALLSISGFGLGLANASPINVNTATQSELESIKGIGPSKAKTIIAERQDGGHFQDANDLQKRVRGIGMRSVEKMVDNGLTIEAPSSFREPNGRTQKEGGASSRRHSRNQAHGRNTSERAAPQRRN